A window of Moritella sp. F3 contains these coding sequences:
- a CDS encoding LysM peptidoglycan-binding domain-containing protein, protein MSIKRRLIFALAAILPFLAHADSLNLKNQYPTEYIVKEGDTLWDISSKYLQSPWLWPQLWDANPVLADPHLIYPGDKLQLIFVDGQPRLVRNHVRKRIIKVSPKARPELKGNRAIPTIPLKLINSFLSRDYVATNEKLKQAPVILGNNDGNSTFIVGHSIFASSSLKPGQYGIYRRGRIYTDPMTNEKLGNEVEFIAIARVVNSGTETIPAKLSILKSSKEARKGDRLLPMPEQDRLPVYFQPRNFQLASDGLIVAADEQYSAIGKNDVVVINRGWRDSVGAGDVFAVLKRGKTIVRHEQDLDFDYGDQVNQYDKLFSDKNELQLPDERVGEMMVFKVYDKVSLALITHSSQVIKLNDKVSNL, encoded by the coding sequence ATGTCCATAAAACGTCGTTTGATCTTTGCTTTGGCCGCTATTTTACCTTTTTTAGCGCATGCTGATAGCTTAAACTTAAAAAATCAATATCCCACTGAATACATCGTTAAAGAAGGCGATACGCTCTGGGATATATCAAGTAAATATTTACAAAGCCCTTGGCTGTGGCCACAGTTATGGGATGCAAACCCTGTATTAGCTGATCCGCATCTTATCTACCCCGGCGACAAACTACAATTAATCTTTGTTGATGGCCAACCACGTTTAGTACGTAATCATGTGCGTAAACGCATAATCAAAGTGTCCCCTAAAGCCCGACCTGAATTAAAAGGTAACCGTGCTATTCCGACGATACCGTTAAAATTAATCAATTCGTTTCTGAGTCGTGATTATGTTGCGACGAATGAAAAATTAAAACAAGCTCCCGTGATCTTAGGTAACAATGATGGTAATAGCACCTTCATTGTGGGTCATAGCATATTTGCATCAAGTTCGTTAAAGCCCGGTCAATACGGTATTTATCGCCGCGGGCGTATTTATACTGACCCAATGACGAATGAAAAATTGGGTAACGAAGTCGAGTTCATTGCGATTGCGCGCGTTGTTAATTCTGGTACGGAAACGATCCCAGCGAAATTATCAATTTTAAAAAGTAGTAAAGAAGCGCGTAAAGGCGACCGATTGCTGCCTATGCCTGAACAAGATCGGCTACCGGTTTATTTTCAGCCTCGTAATTTCCAATTGGCGAGTGACGGTTTGATTGTTGCCGCTGATGAGCAGTACAGTGCAATTGGTAAAAATGATGTGGTTGTTATTAACCGGGGCTGGCGTGATAGCGTCGGTGCTGGTGATGTATTCGCGGTATTAAAACGCGGTAAGACGATTGTTCGTCATGAGCAAGACCTTGATTTTGATTATGGTGATCAAGTTAACCAATACGATAAACTATTTTCGGACAAAAATGAGCTACAGCTCCCAGATGAACGGGTCGGAGAAATGATGGTGTTCAAAGTTTACGATAAAGTAAGCCTCGCGCTTATTACACATAGCTCACAAGTGATTAAACTTAACGATAAGGTAAGTAACTTATGA
- a CDS encoding type I DNA topoisomerase, whose protein sequence is MSRNDEKLFTVHEHALEKEYETCPQCGAELSIKNAKSGPFLGCNNYPTCDYSRPLSNQSHFEDDKVLVGSECPECQHELALKRGRYGFFIGCTQFPTCNYMSKTETPDETGVGCPQCKSGELLQKKSRFGKIFYSCNKYPKCKYIINFKPVSEECPECKWGILVEKKTSNGKQLICPQKSCGYKRALLE, encoded by the coding sequence ATGTCTAGAAATGACGAAAAATTGTTTACAGTTCATGAACATGCCTTGGAGAAAGAGTACGAGACGTGCCCGCAATGCGGTGCTGAGTTAAGTATTAAGAATGCCAAATCCGGGCCCTTTTTAGGTTGCAATAATTATCCAACTTGTGATTATTCACGCCCATTATCAAATCAATCTCATTTTGAAGATGACAAGGTACTTGTCGGTTCTGAATGTCCAGAATGTCAGCATGAACTCGCATTGAAACGCGGCCGTTATGGCTTTTTCATCGGTTGCACCCAATTCCCCACTTGTAATTATATGTCGAAAACAGAAACGCCAGATGAGACTGGTGTCGGCTGTCCACAGTGTAAGTCGGGTGAACTACTGCAGAAAAAATCACGTTTCGGCAAGATATTTTATTCTTGTAATAAATACCCTAAGTGTAAATACATTATTAATTTCAAACCTGTTTCAGAAGAGTGCCCCGAGTGTAAATGGGGCATTTTAGTGGAAAAGAAAACCAGTAATGGAAAACAACTTATTTGTCCGCAGAAAAGCTGTGGCTATAAGCGTGCTTTATTAGAATAG
- the purE gene encoding 5-(carboxyamino)imidazole ribonucleotide mutase: MSTQFVAVLMGSDSDLPVMQATLNVLKSFEIKYEVKVTSAHRTPAATHQYVTDAESRGCAVFICAAGLAAHLAGAVAGITTHPVIGVPIDAGPLQGMDALLSTVQMPGGVPVASVAIGSAGAKNAGYLAAQMLAIGNPEMAAKVKAERQANAASIIAKDAALQAKLKEL, encoded by the coding sequence ATGTCTACACAATTTGTTGCAGTATTAATGGGCTCAGATTCAGATTTACCTGTGATGCAGGCTACGCTGAACGTACTTAAATCATTTGAAATTAAGTATGAAGTAAAAGTAACTTCTGCTCACCGTACTCCAGCAGCGACACATCAGTACGTGACTGATGCTGAAAGTCGTGGTTGTGCTGTATTTATCTGTGCTGCTGGTCTAGCTGCACATCTAGCTGGCGCAGTAGCAGGTATCACAACGCACCCTGTTATTGGTGTGCCAATTGACGCAGGCCCGCTACAAGGTATGGACGCGTTATTATCAACAGTGCAAATGCCTGGCGGTGTTCCAGTTGCATCTGTAGCAATTGGTAGCGCTGGTGCTAAAAATGCAGGTTATCTTGCTGCTCAAATGTTAGCTATCGGTAATCCAGAAATGGCTGCTAAAGTAAAAGCTGAACGTCAAGCTAATGCAGCCAGCATTATTGCTAAAGACGCAGCATTACAAGCTAAATTAAAAGAGCTGTAA
- a CDS encoding DUF494 family protein yields the protein MLDILIYLFENFYEQNESEFLVDRDNLLDELIQAGFAEAEIHKAITWIENLVELRSGDVQTHLQVSSVESMRIYTENEQFYINTECRGFLLFLEHINVLNTETREMAIARLVELENTNLDLEDIKWVILMVLFNVPNGEQAYLKMEELVHEKAHNYLH from the coding sequence ATGTTAGATATACTTATTTATCTTTTCGAAAATTTTTATGAACAAAATGAATCTGAGTTCTTAGTTGATCGAGATAACTTACTAGATGAGCTAATTCAGGCTGGTTTTGCTGAAGCTGAAATACATAAAGCGATTACTTGGATTGAAAATTTGGTCGAGCTGCGCAGTGGTGATGTACAAACTCATCTGCAGGTTTCAAGTGTCGAGTCGATGCGGATCTACACTGAGAATGAGCAATTTTACATAAATACTGAATGCCGTGGTTTTCTGTTATTTTTAGAACATATTAATGTACTTAACACTGAAACCAGAGAAATGGCCATTGCCCGCTTAGTTGAATTAGAAAATACCAATCTAGATCTTGAAGATATTAAATGGGTAATTCTAATGGTGCTTTTTAACGTACCAAATGGTGAGCAAGCCTATCTAAAAATGGAAGAATTAGTGCATGAAAAAGCGCACAATTACTTGCATTAA
- the dprA gene encoding DNA-processing protein DprA, producing the protein MMVNEEDKYWLALYEVPKIGGSRALKLLQKTSLTKLFTSSAQYLQSLGLDTAQQQAILNPNWQVIDRNLNWLAEQENRYLIPITASHYPLTLKNIPAPPLLLYLEGNVELISQPQIAMVGTRAPSYYGKRYAHCFAAELAQLGFVITSGLAIGIDSECHRSALAVKGETIAVLGSGLASVYPKRHLKLAQHIRELGALVSEFSPFTQARPEHFPRRNRIVSGLSLGVVVVEAALNSGSLISARYALEQGREVFALPGVIDNPAAAGCHYLIQQGAKLITQTSDITDELTYINVRTNFKQTDLFNSEPETVSLPNQIILDNVGYEVTTADLIAERSQQSVSQVLTSLIELELDNWINAVPGGYVRSQRRG; encoded by the coding sequence ATGATGGTTAATGAAGAAGATAAATATTGGTTAGCATTATATGAAGTCCCCAAAATCGGGGGCAGTCGAGCGCTAAAATTATTACAGAAAACGTCATTAACTAAATTATTTACCAGTTCTGCGCAGTATCTACAATCACTCGGTCTAGATACCGCGCAGCAACAGGCCATCCTAAATCCGAATTGGCAGGTTATTGATCGCAATTTAAATTGGTTGGCAGAGCAAGAAAATCGTTACTTAATTCCTATCACCGCTAGTCACTACCCACTGACATTAAAAAACATTCCTGCTCCACCCTTACTTTTGTATCTCGAAGGTAATGTTGAATTAATATCGCAACCACAAATCGCCATGGTGGGTACACGAGCACCGAGTTATTATGGTAAAAGGTATGCTCACTGCTTTGCGGCAGAATTAGCGCAATTAGGATTCGTTATCACCAGTGGTCTCGCGATTGGTATTGATAGTGAGTGTCACCGTAGTGCTTTAGCTGTCAAAGGTGAAACAATCGCAGTGTTGGGGTCCGGTTTGGCAAGTGTTTACCCTAAACGCCACCTCAAGTTAGCTCAGCATATCCGAGAGCTAGGCGCCTTGGTGTCTGAGTTTAGTCCTTTCACCCAAGCAAGACCTGAGCATTTCCCACGCCGAAACCGTATTGTTAGTGGCTTATCCCTTGGTGTAGTTGTGGTTGAGGCCGCACTAAACAGCGGTTCATTGATATCTGCACGTTATGCCCTTGAACAAGGCAGAGAAGTCTTTGCTTTACCTGGTGTTATTGATAATCCCGCCGCTGCAGGCTGTCACTACCTGATCCAGCAAGGGGCGAAATTAATCACCCAAACCAGTGATATTACAGATGAACTCACATATATAAATGTGCGTACGAATTTTAAGCAAACAGACCTGTTCAACTCAGAACCCGAAACTGTTTCATTGCCAAATCAAATTATCTTAGATAATGTCGGTTATGAAGTAACGACAGCAGACCTAATTGCTGAGCGTAGCCAACAATCTGTTAGCCAAGTATTAACGAGTTTAATTGAACTGGAACTTGATAATTGGATCAATGCTGTGCCCGGTGGTTATGTTAGATCGCAACGGAGGGGCTAA